The proteins below come from a single Mycolicibacterium sp. TY81 genomic window:
- a CDS encoding nuclear transport factor 2 family protein: MAVIDPTKTWELVEERLSRTTNERHRQVLGIVLEHMKAEAVPDMDRLMATLSPNPDYHFWYANTDMGPKTTEGVRAYYEAFVASGANHLVFEVDRLAVDDDLVMTEGWMKMIYPGASAQAIGVDVDDPNGDYLLVFRQLINWPIDADGLIIGEDAYQTGPVSVTKLGVADLPQAYIDQKAAAANA; the protein is encoded by the coding sequence ATGGCCGTCATCGACCCCACCAAGACCTGGGAACTGGTGGAGGAACGACTGTCGCGCACGACGAACGAGCGCCATCGCCAGGTCCTGGGCATCGTGCTCGAACACATGAAGGCGGAGGCCGTGCCGGACATGGATCGTCTGATGGCCACGTTGTCCCCGAACCCGGATTACCACTTCTGGTACGCCAACACCGACATGGGCCCGAAGACCACCGAAGGCGTGCGCGCCTATTACGAGGCGTTCGTGGCCAGCGGCGCGAATCATCTCGTCTTCGAGGTCGATCGCCTCGCCGTCGACGATGATCTGGTGATGACCGAAGGCTGGATGAAGATGATCTACCCGGGCGCGTCCGCGCAGGCCATCGGCGTCGACGTCGACGACCCGAACGGCGACTACCTGCTGGTGTTCCGTCAGCTGATCAACTGGCCGATCGACGCCGACGGCCTGATCATCGGCGAGGACGCGTATCAGACCGGCCCGGTCAGCGTCACCAAGCTCGGTGTGGCAGACCTGCCGCAGGCGTACATCGACCAGAAGGCCGCCGCCGCCAATGCCTGA
- a CDS encoding AMP-binding protein: protein MPERREDIAALLLDRLGDERLGLRTRDQDWTWDEVVRESAARGAYAAELRADGPFHIGVLLDNVPDFIFWLGGAALSGATIVGINPTRGNTELAGEVRHADCQLIVTDSAGRERLTGLDLGLTPDRMLVVDDPAYQEAICARKSAAGAENRAQIAVADGVGAETLMLLLFTSGTTGASKAVKCSQGRLAWIAYSAVDKFNHVRDDVDYCCMPLFHGNAIMALWAPALAVGATVCLTPSFSASGFLPDVRYFGATFFTYVGKALGYLLATPELPDDADNPLNRGFGTEASPEDQAYFKRRFGAELYEGYGSSEGGGAVVLDPNQPEGALGRPAHPGVAIVNPETMIECVPAVLDRHGRILNPDEAVGEIVDKLGTKKFEGYYKNDSADADRIRNGWYWTGDLGYLDENGFIYFAGRRGDWIRVDGENTSALSIERVLRRHPEVIAAGVYAVPDPRSGDQVMAAIEVADPILFDVDKFVQYLNDQDDLGKKGMPRFLRISDSLPVTGSNKVLKRELQADKWHTDELVYRWVGRGVPVYGLMSDDAKRALDDEFTQYGRQRYL from the coding sequence ATGCCTGAGCGCCGCGAGGACATCGCAGCCCTGCTGCTCGACCGCCTCGGCGACGAGCGGCTGGGGCTGCGGACCCGGGACCAGGACTGGACCTGGGACGAGGTGGTCCGCGAGTCCGCTGCCCGCGGCGCGTACGCCGCCGAACTGCGGGCTGACGGGCCGTTTCACATCGGCGTCCTGCTGGACAACGTGCCCGACTTCATCTTCTGGTTGGGCGGCGCCGCGCTGTCCGGGGCGACGATCGTCGGCATCAACCCGACGCGCGGCAACACGGAACTGGCCGGCGAGGTCCGCCATGCGGACTGTCAGCTGATCGTCACGGATTCGGCTGGGCGGGAACGGCTTACGGGCCTCGACCTCGGGCTGACGCCCGACCGCATGCTCGTCGTCGACGACCCCGCCTACCAAGAAGCGATTTGTGCACGAAAATCCGCGGCCGGCGCGGAAAATCGTGCACAAATCGCTGTGGCAGACGGCGTTGGCGCCGAAACGCTGATGCTGCTGCTGTTCACCTCCGGCACGACGGGCGCGTCGAAGGCCGTCAAGTGCAGCCAGGGTCGGCTGGCGTGGATCGCCTACTCGGCGGTGGACAAGTTCAACCACGTCCGCGACGACGTCGACTACTGCTGCATGCCGCTGTTCCACGGCAACGCCATCATGGCGCTGTGGGCCCCGGCGCTGGCCGTCGGCGCGACCGTCTGCCTGACCCCGAGCTTCTCGGCGTCCGGCTTCCTGCCCGACGTGCGCTATTTCGGCGCGACGTTCTTCACCTACGTCGGCAAGGCACTCGGCTATCTGCTGGCCACCCCGGAACTGCCCGACGATGCCGACAACCCGCTCAACCGCGGGTTCGGCACCGAGGCCTCACCGGAGGACCAGGCCTACTTCAAGCGCCGGTTCGGCGCGGAGCTGTACGAGGGGTACGGCTCCAGCGAGGGCGGCGGCGCCGTCGTACTCGACCCGAACCAGCCCGAGGGGGCACTCGGCCGTCCCGCCCATCCGGGTGTCGCGATCGTCAACCCAGAAACGATGATCGAGTGTGTCCCAGCGGTTTTGGACCGACACGGCCGCATCCTCAATCCGGACGAAGCTGTCGGTGAGATCGTCGACAAGCTCGGCACCAAGAAGTTCGAGGGCTACTACAAGAACGACTCCGCCGACGCCGACCGCATCCGAAACGGCTGGTACTGGACCGGCGACCTGGGTTACCTCGACGAGAACGGCTTCATCTACTTCGCCGGCCGGCGCGGCGACTGGATCCGGGTCGACGGCGAGAACACGTCGGCCCTGTCGATCGAGCGTGTGCTGCGGCGCCATCCCGAGGTGATCGCCGCCGGGGTGTACGCGGTGCCGGACCCCCGCTCGGGCGATCAGGTGATGGCAGCCATCGAGGTCGCCGACCCTATCCTGTTCGACGTCGACAAGTTCGTGCAGTACCTGAACGACCAGGACGACCTCGGCAAGAAGGGCATGCCGCGGTTCCTGCGGATTTCGGATTCGTTGCCGGTCACCGGCTCCAACAAGGTGCTCAAGCGCGAACTGCAGGCGGACAAGTGGCACACCGACGAACTGGTGTACCGCTGGGTGGGTCGGGGCGTACCGGTTTACGGCCTGATGTCCGACGATGCCAAGCGCGCGTTGGACGATGAGTTCACGCAGTACGGACGGCAGCGATACCTATAG
- a CDS encoding FAD-binding protein: protein MTDWDSTVDVLVAGSGGGGVTGAYTAAREGLEVLLVEATDKFGGTTAYSGGGGVWFPCNPVLQRAGTDDTIEDALEYYHAVVGYRTPRELQDTYVRGGAPLMEYLEADPNIKFDMLPWPDYFGKMPKARLDGQRHVAARPLKIEKAPEFKELVRGPLDNDRLGVPQPDDYFIGGRALIARFLVALKQYHSATTQLNTALVELVTEDGAVVGAVVETDGVRKAIRARKGVLLAAGGFEGNDELRRKYGVPGEARDTMGPWGNLGQAHEAGIAVGADTDLMEQAWWSPGLTHPDGRSAFALWFTGGIFVDQDGKRFVNESAAYDRIGRVVVDRLAKGEMTLPFWMIYDDGEGGAAGVVPPIKATNVSMVETEKYVDAGLWHTADTLDELAVKIGVPAEQLAATVKQFNEYADAGSDPDFGRGDEAYDRAFSGGACPMVRIDKAPFHAAKFGISDLGTKGGLRTDTTGQVLDTAGNPIPGLYAAGNTMAAPSGYAYPGGGNPIGTSMVFSHLAVLDMVKREAS, encoded by the coding sequence ATGACGGACTGGGACTCGACGGTTGACGTGCTGGTGGCGGGCTCTGGTGGCGGTGGCGTCACCGGCGCCTACACCGCCGCGCGTGAGGGGCTCGAGGTGCTGCTGGTCGAGGCCACCGACAAGTTCGGCGGCACCACTGCCTACTCCGGGGGCGGTGGCGTGTGGTTCCCGTGCAACCCCGTGCTGCAGCGGGCCGGCACCGACGACACCATCGAGGACGCACTCGAGTACTACCACGCCGTCGTCGGCTACCGGACGCCGCGCGAGCTGCAGGACACCTACGTCCGCGGCGGCGCGCCGCTGATGGAGTACCTGGAAGCCGATCCCAACATCAAGTTCGACATGCTGCCCTGGCCCGACTACTTCGGGAAGATGCCCAAGGCCCGGCTGGACGGTCAGCGGCACGTTGCGGCCCGTCCGCTGAAGATCGAAAAGGCGCCTGAATTCAAGGAATTGGTGCGCGGCCCGCTCGACAACGACCGGCTCGGCGTCCCGCAGCCCGACGACTACTTCATCGGCGGCCGGGCGCTGATCGCCCGCTTTCTGGTGGCGCTGAAGCAATATCACTCGGCGACAACACAACTCAACACCGCGCTGGTCGAGCTGGTCACCGAGGACGGTGCCGTCGTCGGTGCTGTCGTCGAGACCGACGGGGTCCGCAAGGCGATCAGGGCACGCAAGGGCGTGTTGCTCGCGGCCGGCGGCTTCGAGGGCAACGACGAGCTGCGGCGCAAGTACGGCGTGCCCGGCGAAGCGCGAGACACCATGGGGCCCTGGGGAAATCTGGGTCAGGCGCATGAGGCGGGCATCGCCGTCGGCGCGGACACCGACCTGATGGAGCAGGCCTGGTGGTCGCCCGGCCTGACGCATCCGGACGGTCGCAGCGCGTTCGCGCTGTGGTTCACCGGCGGCATCTTCGTCGACCAGGACGGCAAGCGGTTCGTCAACGAATCCGCGGCGTACGACCGCATCGGCCGCGTCGTCGTGGACCGGCTGGCCAAGGGCGAGATGACGTTGCCGTTCTGGATGATCTACGACGACGGCGAAGGCGGAGCCGCCGGCGTTGTTCCTCCAATAAAGGCGACCAACGTGTCGATGGTCGAGACCGAGAAGTACGTCGATGCCGGGCTGTGGCACACCGCGGACACCCTGGACGAGCTGGCCGTCAAGATCGGTGTCCCGGCCGAGCAGCTCGCCGCGACCGTCAAACAGTTCAACGAATACGCCGACGCGGGCTCCGACCCCGACTTCGGCCGCGGCGACGAGGCCTACGACCGTGCCTTCTCCGGCGGCGCCTGCCCGATGGTCCGGATCGACAAGGCGCCGTTCCACGCTGCCAAGTTCGGCATCTCCGACCTGGGCACCAAGGGCGGCCTGCGCACCGACACCACCGGTCAGGTGCTCGACACCGCCGGCAACCCGATTCCCGGGCTGTACGCGGCGGGCAACACCATGGCCGCGCCGAGCGGCTACGCCTACCCGGGCGGTGGCAACCCGATCGGCACCAGCATGGTGTTCTCCCACCTGGCGGTGCTCGATATGGTCAAACGAGAGGCTTCGTAA
- a CDS encoding Rieske 2Fe-2S domain-containing protein, producing the protein MTEAEVRHIDAGVEMTRFARGWHCIGLAESFRDGKPHSVQAFGTKLVVFADSNGAIKVLDGYCRHMGGDLSQGTVKGDAVACPFHDWRWGGDGKCQLVPYAKRTPRLARTRAWQTTEVNGQLLLWHDPEGSTPGPELTPPTIEGYEEGQWSPWQWNSLLIEGSHCREIVDNNVDMAHFFYIHHAYPTYFKNVIEGHTASQFMESKSRPDYATRELWDGTYLRSEATYFGPAYMINWLHNDLAPNFTVEIALINCHYPVTHDSFVLQWGVAVQNNPALPPAKTEKLAASLSRSFGDGFMEDVEIWKNKTRIENPLLTEEDGPVYQHRRWYEQFYVDVADIKPDIVARFEQEVDTTHANDLWREEVAKNLVNRTPVGKAHAVQ; encoded by the coding sequence ATGACTGAGGCCGAGGTCCGGCATATCGATGCCGGCGTCGAGATGACGCGGTTTGCGCGCGGCTGGCACTGCATCGGGCTGGCCGAGTCGTTCCGGGACGGAAAGCCGCACTCGGTGCAGGCGTTCGGGACCAAGCTCGTGGTGTTCGCCGACTCCAACGGCGCCATCAAGGTGCTCGACGGGTACTGCCGCCACATGGGTGGTGACCTGTCGCAGGGCACCGTGAAAGGCGACGCGGTGGCGTGCCCGTTCCATGACTGGCGTTGGGGCGGCGACGGCAAGTGTCAGTTGGTGCCGTACGCCAAGCGCACGCCGCGGCTGGCCCGCACCCGGGCCTGGCAGACCACCGAGGTCAACGGGCAGCTGCTCCTCTGGCACGACCCCGAGGGTTCGACGCCCGGGCCGGAGCTGACCCCGCCGACCATCGAGGGTTACGAGGAGGGCCAGTGGTCGCCGTGGCAGTGGAACTCGCTGCTGATCGAGGGGTCGCACTGCCGCGAGATCGTCGACAACAACGTCGACATGGCGCACTTCTTCTACATCCACCACGCCTACCCGACGTACTTCAAGAACGTCATCGAGGGCCACACCGCCAGCCAGTTCATGGAGTCCAAGTCGCGCCCGGACTACGCGACCCGTGAGCTGTGGGACGGCACGTATCTGCGTTCGGAGGCCACGTACTTCGGGCCCGCGTACATGATCAACTGGCTGCACAACGATCTCGCCCCGAACTTCACAGTCGAGATCGCCCTGATCAACTGCCACTACCCGGTGACGCACGACTCGTTCGTGCTGCAGTGGGGGGTTGCGGTGCAGAACAATCCGGCGCTGCCGCCGGCCAAGACCGAGAAGCTGGCGGCGTCGTTGAGCCGCAGTTTCGGCGACGGCTTCATGGAAGACGTCGAGATCTGGAAGAACAAGACGCGCATCGAGAACCCGCTGCTGACCGAGGAAGACGGTCCGGTCTACCAGCACCGCCGTTGGTACGAGCAGTTCTATGTCGACGTCGCCGACATCAAGCCCGACATCGTCGCCCGCTTCGAGCAGGAGGTCGACACCACGCACGCCAACGACCTGTGGCGCGAAGAGGTCGCCAAGAATCTGGTCAACCGCACTCCGGTCGGCAAGGCACACGCCGTCCAGTAG
- a CDS encoding alpha/beta hydrolase, translating to MPGLSQTVDFHPELARAARFMPRSPITPWNLRFVRLLSDLQERRTPDNVEVLTLPSGVGIRLHRPSTGADRGGALLWIHGGGYVIGSPAQDDALCRRFADALGITVAAVKYRLAPDNPYPAGLEDCYTALRWLVNLPAVDPARVAVGGASAGGGMSAALAQLAHDRGEIPLSAQLLVYPMIDDRSGSRPGLDHPGHRLWTQKSNRFGWRAYLGGADPAVAVPARRADLSGLPPAWVGVGTFDVFHDEDVEYAERLRAAGVPCELEVVPGAYHGFDGVAAKTQVARAFFASQVEFLRPLLNPAVVG from the coding sequence ATGCCGGGCCTCTCGCAAACAGTCGACTTCCACCCCGAGCTGGCGCGGGCCGCACGGTTCATGCCGCGCAGCCCCATCACGCCGTGGAACCTCCGCTTCGTCCGCCTGCTGTCCGACCTGCAGGAACGCCGCACTCCCGACAACGTCGAGGTGCTGACGCTGCCGTCGGGCGTCGGGATCCGGCTGCACCGCCCGTCCACCGGCGCGGACCGGGGCGGCGCCCTGCTGTGGATTCACGGCGGCGGCTACGTCATCGGCAGCCCGGCGCAGGACGACGCGCTGTGCCGGCGTTTCGCGGACGCCCTGGGCATCACCGTGGCCGCGGTCAAATACCGGCTGGCGCCCGACAATCCGTATCCGGCCGGGCTGGAGGACTGCTACACGGCGCTGCGCTGGCTGGTCAACCTACCGGCCGTCGACCCGGCACGGGTGGCGGTCGGCGGCGCCAGCGCCGGCGGCGGCATGAGCGCGGCGTTGGCCCAGCTGGCGCATGACCGCGGTGAAATACCCCTGTCAGCACAGCTTTTGGTGTATCCGATGATCGACGACCGGTCGGGCAGCCGGCCCGGGCTGGACCATCCGGGGCACCGGCTGTGGACCCAGAAGTCGAACCGCTTCGGCTGGCGCGCGTATCTCGGCGGCGCCGACCCCGCGGTGGCCGTCCCCGCCCGGCGCGCCGATCTGTCCGGTCTCCCGCCGGCCTGGGTCGGGGTCGGGACCTTCGATGTCTTCCACGACGAGGATGTCGAGTACGCCGAGCGGCTGCGGGCGGCGGGCGTGCCGTGCGAACTGGAAGTGGTGCCGGGCGCTTATCACGGGTTCGACGGCGTCGCCGCCAAGACCCAGGTGGCCCGGGCGTTCTTTGCCAGCCAGGTCGAGTTCCTGCGGCCGCTGCTGAACCCGGCGGTCGTCGGCTAG
- a CDS encoding amino acid permease → MTSTPHKHAEPPGLTAEDAGYHHTLKPRQLQMIAIGGAIGTGLFLGAGGRLHNAGPGLFLVYLICGGFVFLILRALGELVLHRPSSGSFVSYAREFLGEKAAYVAGWMYFLNWAMTSIVDSTAIATYFHYWSAFDAIPQWLIALIALAIVLSMNLISVTLFGELEFWAALIKVVALVTFLVVGTVFLAGRFKVDGQSTGFSVIADHGGLFPTGLLPLVVVTSGVVFAYAAVELVGTAAGETAEPHKIMPRAINSVIFRIALFYVGSLVLLGLLLPYSAYKPGESPFVTFFSKIGFEGAGTLMNVVVLTAAFSSLNAGLYSTGRILRSMAMNGSAPKFTGVMSKRGVPYGGICLTASIGLLGVVLNGVVPAQAFEIVLNMAALGIIASWATIVICQLQLFRWSQRGEIARPAFRMWGAPYTGYATLAFLAAVLVLMAFDKPVGTWTVATLVLIIPALILGWYAARGRVLAIAKEREGFTGQFPVVANPPPPGERQP, encoded by the coding sequence ATGACTTCCACGCCGCACAAGCATGCCGAGCCACCCGGTCTGACGGCCGAGGACGCGGGCTACCACCACACCCTCAAACCGCGTCAGCTGCAGATGATCGCGATCGGCGGTGCCATCGGCACCGGCCTGTTCCTGGGTGCCGGTGGCCGGCTGCACAACGCGGGGCCGGGGCTGTTCCTCGTCTACCTGATCTGCGGCGGGTTCGTCTTCCTGATCCTGCGGGCCCTGGGCGAGCTGGTGCTGCACCGGCCGTCGTCGGGGTCGTTCGTGTCGTACGCGCGGGAGTTCCTCGGGGAGAAGGCGGCTTATGTCGCCGGCTGGATGTACTTCCTGAACTGGGCCATGACGTCGATCGTCGACTCGACCGCCATCGCCACCTACTTCCACTACTGGTCGGCGTTCGACGCTATCCCGCAGTGGCTGATCGCGCTGATCGCCCTGGCCATCGTGCTGAGCATGAACCTGATCTCGGTGACGCTGTTCGGCGAGCTCGAGTTCTGGGCGGCCCTGATCAAAGTCGTGGCGCTGGTGACCTTCCTGGTCGTCGGCACGGTGTTCCTGGCGGGCCGCTTCAAGGTCGACGGTCAGTCCACCGGCTTCAGCGTCATCGCGGACCACGGCGGCCTGTTCCCGACCGGCCTGCTACCACTGGTGGTGGTGACCTCGGGCGTCGTCTTCGCTTATGCCGCAGTCGAACTCGTCGGCACCGCGGCGGGTGAGACGGCAGAACCGCACAAGATCATGCCGCGCGCCATCAACTCGGTGATCTTCCGCATCGCGCTCTTCTACGTCGGCTCGCTGGTGCTGCTCGGGCTGCTGCTGCCGTACTCGGCATACAAGCCGGGGGAGAGCCCGTTCGTCACGTTCTTCTCGAAGATCGGTTTCGAGGGCGCCGGCACCCTGATGAACGTCGTCGTGCTCACGGCCGCGTTCTCCAGCCTGAACGCCGGGCTGTACTCGACCGGCCGCATCCTGCGCTCCATGGCGATGAACGGCAGCGCCCCGAAGTTCACCGGCGTCATGTCGAAACGTGGTGTGCCCTATGGCGGTATCTGTCTGACCGCCAGCATCGGCCTGCTCGGTGTCGTGCTCAACGGCGTCGTGCCGGCGCAGGCCTTCGAGATCGTGCTGAACATGGCGGCGCTGGGCATCATCGCGTCGTGGGCCACCATCGTGATCTGTCAGCTGCAACTGTTCCGCTGGTCGCAGCGCGGTGAGATCGCCAGGCCGGCGTTCCGGATGTGGGGCGCGCCGTACACCGGATACGCCACGCTGGCGTTCCTGGCCGCGGTGCTGGTGCTGATGGCGTTCGACAAGCCGGTCGGCACCTGGACGGTGGCGACGCTGGTGCTCATCATCCCGGCACTGATCCTGGGCTGGTACGCGGCGCGGGGCCGGGTCCTGGCGATCGCCAAGGAGCGCGAGGGCTTCACCGGCCAGTTCCCGGTGGTCGCCAACCCGCCGCCACCGGGCGAACGTCAACCTTGA